From the Candidatus Cloacimonadaceae bacterium genome, the window TATGCAACTGCATATAATATCAAGCAAATCCTGATACGCACCTTCTCCACCCAGAAAATCCCAAAAATCATCTGCAACCTTCAGTTCATGTTCGAGATCGAGCATCCCTTTCATTGTCCACCGGGCATAGGGTTTCGGCTCATAGGGATTGTATGG encodes:
- a CDS encoding TdeIII family type II restriction endonuclease is translated as PYNPYEPKPYARWTMKGMLDLEHELKVADDFWDFLGGEGAYQDLLDIICSCIILAVFRF